The sequence ACGAGGCTGTGACGATGCTGTCGTATGCACACTAGCCGCATCTGCCTTGAACGGCACGGCAGGATGCGGGATGCCGTTCCACGACAACTTTGACGCCtgagccagctgctgcgcctcacgcTGCCGCCTATCTTCGAGGATGACGCTACGGCCCACAAACTTTTGCAGAATTTCCTTCCGCGACATTTGAGCCTCGGCGGCCGCAATGTCCTGCGCGAGCTGATTCGACACACGGCAGATTTCTGCAGCGACCTCGCCTGTAAGaacggccgcagcgccatccgAGGTGATGGCATCGACATCGCGCTTCGGAGGTGGTGGATGCGGCTGAGCTGGCGGCTGTGCGGGGATGGTGGTCGCAGAGCCgtcctccgctgccgcgcccgGTGTCACGTGCGTTCCGCTCGcatcgccggcggccgccCCTGGCGCTGGGCGCGCCGTGGCACCCAGCGAGCTTATGCTGTCGTTCAGCGGAGGAGAGCCTGAATGCGAAGTGGAGGGCGCGGGAAGTGCATGCCCCAGGAGCGACTCGGAGTGATACGAGGCGGGAgatcgctgccgcgctgAGGGAGACCGAGCGCGAGGTGGGGGTCGCTGATGCTCCGGTGGAGGGGTTGGGACCGCAGCGGGGGTGGTCTGCATCCCCATCAGAAGCGTAGTATTGGCCACTCCTCCTTCAGTACTGGGCGCAGAAGAGTCGATCGGTGCAGCCACCACTGAAGCATTACCCGCTCCCCGGGTCCCCGGCGCGTCAGCGTCGCCAGCAGTCGCGACAGTggacgcagcggcagccgttGATGGTAGCTCGAGAATGAATCGGGCATCCTTGATATTATGCTCCGCCAGAACACTCTGAATCGCTGCCATGAGGTCCGAGACGTCATCTGTCTTCTTGGCTGCAGTGATGGTCGCAGCGCCGGCCGCGGTAGACAGCTGGGACGACGGGGTTGGCACCGGTGGCGAAGACATCCGTTTGCAGCTTCCCTCGTTTCTTTTCTGTCGTTGGATAAACTGTGTGGtcgctggtgtgtgtgtgtgtgtgtgtgtgtgtgtgtgtataggGTGGGGAGATGTGTGGTGTAGCTAAGAAGGAGGCAAATGAGGTGCGTGCGTTGTCCCCGTTTTCCCGCACCTCGGGTGATTGGTCAGTGTATCCTTCCGTGGCACGCGCAGGAGCGAATATGctcacccacgcacgcacgcgagcgAAATGTGCgtgacagagagaggaagggagacgAGAAGCACAGGAAGAAAGAGATGCTGCATCCGCTGGGGTGCTGTTGTGCGAAGCGATGAGTTCCACGACTGTCGAGGTATGTGTTTGGTGATCGGGAGCCGGCGAGCGACGCTTGTCAGATCGAagacagaggaagagaggtgcAAAAGACATGTGAGGCTCAAACACAGGCGTTCATTCGTGTGCACAGtcgcacatacatacacagagagaaagggcgCTGGGGGGTCGCAAACCACGGCGGATCCTCATACCCATCTATTCCTGTAcacggcggcgaagcgccaccggcggggagagaaaggagtGGAGAAGGGATATAAGGGGTGGTTGCAAAACCCCCGATGCCCTTCTTCCACTCGACTTAATCCAGCCACAcccgctgcctccccccccctcccgcatacacacacacacacacagagagacagacagacagacataCCCAACGATTTTCGGTACGCAGAGAGAACCAATCAGCGCATACATCAATAGAACTAAAAGGGTACGACTACTTCTTGGGCGACGCGGCGTCCGCCTTCTTGTCCGGCTCGGCGTCGAAGTCACGGCAGTACGGACCTGGCGGTTCCTTGAACAGGAGCGACGTGCGCCCACCGGCCGGCTCAGCGTACCTGCGATCTAGACGCTGCGAGCCGATTTTGAAAGGTTTTCCGCCACGGAGGTTCTCCACGAGCGTCTTGATACTCTCCCACGTTAAGTCCTCCATGTAGTCGTACGAGAAGTTGGGCGGGTTGCTGTAGTCACTCACCACCAGCATTGGTGCGttcacgcacgcgccgaGACACTCCATCTCGCCAATCGTGATAAGGCCGTCGCTCGTTGTGCCGTGCATGCGCACGTTCAGATAGTGCATGGTGCGCTCCATCAGCTCATCGGCGCCGCACAGCATGCAGGGGGTGGTGCGGCAGAATTGGATGTGGTACTTACCAACCGGGTGCCGGTTGAACATGGAGTAGAAGGTGACTGTCTCGAAGACGTGCATCGGTGGCACTTCACAAATCTTGGCTATTTTGTACATGGCTGTCACCGGGATGTAcccgccctgctgctgctgagcgagatgcagcagcggaaTGGTGGCCGAGATTCGCCGGCCGCGTGGAAACTTGGGCAAGATCTCGTTGTGAATCTTCTCGTAGCTGCTTGTGGTGAAGTCCCACGGAATTCGGGTGTTGTCGTAGTCCGTGTTCTGGTGACGCACCTCACCGTGGATGGCGCGGGTATTCGCAaggagcgccgcgctggtgGACGGGTAGCTtgtcgtcggcgccaccgcggtcGCAGaagcagaggcagcagggacgcagcgcatcgccgtcAAGGTTGGCTGGCCAAGACGCAGCATCGGACCCGAGCAGCCGTGtcgaagaaaaaagaaacgaagagGCGAAGAGAAAGCAAGAGGAGGCtacgggagggagggaggtagGGAAGGGCAGCGGGTACTAGTCCTCAACTACTACTACTACTAGTGATTACGATAGACAAGGAGCACAAAGCCAAGGCAGTGAAAGGGGCGTcagcggggaggaggaagagaagggggcggcACCGCTCGCACTCACGCGAACTCCCAGATAAGTGCCGCGGATGcacgacagcggtggcagtgaTGGGAAAGTGTGtatctctgtgtgtgcgtgtgtgcgtgtgtgtgtgtttgtgagagagaggctgCGGGATGTAGCGCGAAGAGGGTGTAGAACAAGGCGGCTCACTCGCAGATGCTGAGAATAGCGTAGAGAAACAAAGACCgcagtcacacacacacacacacacacagaaagagagagggggaggggggccaaGCCGAGTCTGAGCTATGCGATCGGCGGAGAGGCGCGGTGGAGGCAGACACGAGCCAAAGAGAGAAGAACGACGCGGCAGTAGTGCGGCTGCGAGATGTGGGGTAGATGGTGATGGCCTGTTAGAGATCGAGAAAGAAGTAAAACACTACATGGAAGAAGACGAGCTGGAATACGGTCGgctgtgggggtgggggcgtaCCAATAACACGAGTAGCACGGCGAGCCTCCTTCCCGATTCCCTGTTCCACACTGCCCCACGTCACTCAGTTTCTGGCGAAGAAAcaagggagagggagtggAGCAGTCCTACGGGTGGATATgtgcagagagggagacacaAGACAGACCACTGGGTCACCTGCGCAGGGACCCGTCCGCATGAGTTTGTCTGGCACCTGCGAGATAATGTAGGTATGAAGAgcgtttgcgtgtgtgtgtgtgtgtgtgttcaaGATGTGTCAATCAGATGCAAGACCACTTTGCGTACGTCGGATGCACCTGGAGTGCACGACGGTGCGAGCTATCGGTGTCTACGGCTGTTCTGTGGATGCtccggaggtggcggcgtaTTAGcgaggagaggggtgggggccgAGTGCGGCATAAAGGGAACAAAAGAGACGGAAAGGAAACGCGGGAgacaacgcacacgcacagaagtCGCATAGGATGGTACACAAGATGTGGGGGACAAgcgcatacatgcacacgtgcgcgtgcatccACAGCGCACGCAAAACAGACGCGCAGTACAAGGAGGGAATTCGatcgccttcttcgcttcACCTCTCCACCTCGTGAcacgtggtggcggcagtgggaagatgagggaggagggaggaagggggctCTGTGCAAAGGGCATCGAGGGGACAACTAGAAATGCAGAGATGAGCGTGAGATGTGGCGAAGACCTCAAAGGGCCGAGGGCCCCTTCATCTCCCtcccaccgcctccttcctGCGCAGTCCTctacctcctctctcgccagCTTGCCAAGACGGCCACGAAAACCAAAgaccgccgcctgcagccTGCGAAGAAGGGGTGAACCGCGCCGGATAGAAATAAGACGGGCTGTTTCTTTCGTTGTCACCACGTGTACGCCGTGCGAGTGCAAGTTGACTCACGTCCACGCggcccaccccctcccccctcgctCGACGCGTACACGCCTTTCTGTTCTTTTCTGCTCTACACTTCTGCCTCTGTACGCACAACACTCAGTCGCATCCGCGCATGCGTCtttgcacgcacacgcgcacaccgaaAAACGTGAAAGAGGAGAAAGGTGCCCTCACTGCCAACGCCAACGAGTtcgcctctctttccctctcctctctctcgcacgccTGCTCTTCGCACCGACTGCACGTAAGAATGTTTGCGTGCACACGTGTTTGTGTCTCTCCCGCaccctgtgtgtgtatgtttgtCTGCCCATATGCGTGcccccatcaccaccaccccgctCCAGCAATGATACAAGAGGACGCATGCAATCGAGCGCGCTGAGGTAACAGATGTTGGCAGTGCGGTTTCTATATTGCGCGCGCAGGGGGAGGCGGGTGGCACAACACCCACTAGGCCTGTGTCTGTCAGTGGGTGTGCCTGCTGGGTGCTTTTGTGCGTTCAGGTCTAGGTCTGGGTGAGGACTCTACTCGGGGTaactgcacacacacacacacatacacagggGTGCGGGGAGACGAAACAGCGCCGAagacaacggcggcgcggcagcagagcgTGTACATAGATTTATGagcaaaaaagggggggcAGTggtggggcggtggtggggcgagccagcagacgcacgcacgcacggacATAACAGGAGCAAACACGATGCATCCACCGCGGTTTCGTACAACTCTAacaagaaaagaagaaagcgaaagaaggaaagggggaggagaagaaggtgtCTAGCCAACGTCTGTGCAGCGGTACGCGTTACATGGCGTGTTTTGCGTGTATGTGCCATGTGGGAAGAGCGAGATGACATGAAAAGAAGAGGTGCATCACACACGCCCATGTGGATCACATACGCCACACACATGAAAGGAGAGCAACGAAtaaagcagcagcagcagccttcCCTGGCGCACACTCATCAAGCCGCCACTGCGCTGGTCCGTACTCTTTTCGCCTCTGGCTCTGTCGCctccggtgccgccgcacaAATAGATCGCTCTCCCCTCTGCCTACACGTACACAGTTCGACCATCACGGAGGTCGCGTCcggagagacacacgcacacacacacacacacacacacacacacacacacacacacacggaggcAACAATGCCAAAAAGGGGACACACTCCGCTTTATACAGAAAGCGAAGAAATGAGGCATCATCTATGTAGAACGGTCGGAGCAGCCCTCATGAAGGCTGACTGATgctcagagagagagagagttggggtggggtgggagggtggggtgaggggaaggagggggcagagagaaagaggaagggaggaaggggaagggaggcaGCAAACGGCCAGCTGTGCAAGAAGGGGATTGCAAGCTgcatccctcccccacccacctacGCACCCACAGGTTGTGTGCTGATCTGTGGCACAGACGTGAGCTGCGGAAAGGAAACGCCTGGAAAGGAAAAGCAGCAcgtgccacacacacacacacacacacacacaccttcaGCCTTTTTTGCACACGTGCAAACTCGCCCGCGTCTTCCTCATGCCCCTCTGCCGGGACAGGCATACAGACGGACACCACCGACTGCGGTTGCATGGTACCActggacacacacacacacacgcacacacttacacacgTTTTGTTGGTCTGCCCTCCTGGTTCTCTAGTTCTacccctccaccaccaccaccaccaccaccctccaTAACGCCCACTGagctcaccgccgccacgacaACAATAACATGGAAACGGAAACTAACGAACCGGTGCGGCTACATCATCTGTTCAGCTCTCCCTTGCAGACGTTGACACACCAAGTGGATGCACGAGCACACGTAAGAGAAACGCACCAGCACATCCgtgcgcacatacacgctCGGTGTAGTGGCTGCATGTAGCATGGCGGGGCGTGGCGGGGCGGAGCTTACGCGGCACGCTTGGCGCTCTTTTTCTTGGACTTCTTCTCCAGTGCTTTGTGCACATTCGGCACCACGCCACCTCGCGAGATGGTCGCCTTCACTACCTGATTCAGCTCCTCATCACCTCGAATGGCGAGCAATAGGTGGCGCGGCTTGATGCGCTCTGTTTTCTGAGcctttgccgccgcgccggagAGCTCGATCACCTCCGTCGTGAGATACTCCAGCAGAGCGGCGCAGTATATGGCGGCAGATGCGCCGCAACGCTGCTTGCGGTAGAGACCATCCTTCAAGCGAGAGTGAATGCGACCGACCGGGAAGTTCAACTCTgcccgcgcagcacgcgacATGCGATCGCGACGGCCTGCCTTGCCGCCAGTCTTGCCACCGCGCTTGCCCTTACCTTTGCCCTTACCCTTGCCCTTGCCACCGAGCTTGCCGCCCGAGACGATGCTGGTCTGGTCGGCCGTCGCAGAGCCAGGCCCCATcatcggcggctgcggcggcatgcCAGTGGATTCCTCGCCAGTGTACGACATCGTATTGGGATGTGCTGTGGGCGATTCGAAGAagcaaacaagaaaaacaCGTGTGCCGAGGTAGGTTGTCTTGCTTCCCTGGAAgcccgtgcgcgtgtgcaagGCGATCCAGCAGCGCgtcagcgcacacacagcagaacaacaacaacaaaaaaaaaacagaagcGGCGAGGGAGGTGGTCCTCTGGAAGGAAGGGGACGAAAAGGCAGCGTGTATAGAATCGTTGGGTGTGGGGTGCGGTGTGCCGAAGAAGTGGCGggatgtgcgcgcgtggtggaTCTATgggtgtgtggtggggggagagagagagagacggacagGGCACGAGAGATGGACTGCGTGGCACACCGATGCGAAcagagcgaaagaaaaaTGGGATGAGGAAAGAGGAAGGCgaatagagagagagagagcgggagcgagcgagacggAGAGCGGATAACATGAAGACGTGCACGACAAACGGTCAAGGGAGGAGTGGAGGGACGCTGTCATTGCACaacgctctccctctcccttcccctccccacccacccacccacacacacacacacacacacctcttctcgaaacaaaaaaaaagaaaaggacTCTAATCCCTCCACGTGCTTCGGTCGACGTGTCATGGCGGAGAGCAGCCGGCGTTGTTTCCTGTGCTCGCAGGAGCGTttatatatgtatatgtatgtattAACTACCTATGTACGCctacgtgtgtgtatctgaATATGTCTATGTGTCTATGTGCGTGCCCACGTCTGCGTtcctgttgctgccgctcttcttTTAGTTcgtcccccctctcccacctctTGCCCGCGTTGGCCTCGCACCGGCGGGCAGCGAAAAACGCAGTcgcagggggagggggcacggCCGTGTGAGAGAGCAGCTGAAAGACCCCCGAGGACagaagaagagcggcagATAAAACGGGAAAGAGTAAGAGAAGCCTCACCCCATCCGCTTcaagctgcgcgagaaggagggcgagaggcacacagagaggcacAACTGAGTGAGCACACGCCTTCGGTACAGACGGAAGCGGACGATGTTACCGACGTTGCCAACCTCCTCTTGCATCTGCATCTCACACACGCCGACGGCAGACCTCGTGCCGCTCGTGGCAGACCCCGCACCAAACCTCCACTGGACGTTCGACGCCACGGCGCTTCCCTCCAGCGCTGCGATCGCGAACGGGTGTGCTCGCGCTGGCGTCCAGCACATTGCACTCATCTTCCAAGCCGAATATGATACAGGCTGAGGCACCGGCGAGCAGGGCGCAGGGGTAGTGGTACTGCTGACCGCAGCTGCTTTCGCCACGCTCCGTGccctcgcacacgcgcagacccGCCccaaaaggaaaagaaggggagTTGGAGGCTAGCAGCGGTGCACCGTCTTCGCACAGCGCACAACGCGGTGTCATCAGCGGTCCCTCTGCACCGCTTTCACCAGAGGTCTGAACGCGTTTCCCCAGCTCACTCTCTTCATCCGCGTCCCGTTGATGCATGTGACACAAagtcgccgccagcagctgccaGCGAGCCACGCGGCCTGATGTGCGCGCCGCGAGAACCCCTAATGGatcctgcagcggcaccgtcatGTGCAGCGATGCGGTCATGCTGGGGACGAAGTACaccccagcagcagcggcggcgggaagGTCCTCGAGAGAAGTGTTGGTGAAGAAGTCTAGAAGTCCAGCCCACGCCAGACAATTGTGGTGAGCCACGCCTGTAACGTGGTGCGCTGTCACCTCGCCACGACAAGGACAACAGTAGCTCCCCTGCACCGCATCGAGTTCGGTTGTCGTGTACTCGCCTTCGCACGTCGACACCTGTGATTGAGCAATGTTGGTGCTATGCTCCTGCACCTCGCAGCACACACCCCACAACggccccagcagcagcgagaggcTCTCCTCGGTCTGCATAGCCAACTCCGCTGGATCGCAGTGCGCCGTCGGGGATCGCAGGAGGTGTTGCAGACGCtgtcgcaccgccgcgcgtTGCACCACGTCAAGGCCGCagagggcgcagcagccaaaGCGGTGCCAGAGTGACGCGGCCGTgtcagcggaggcggcagacgACGATGAGGCCGTTTtcgacgccgcctccgtctttCCTCGACCTGCCCCATCAGCTACTACCGATTGTCGTGCCAGAAGCCGCGCTGCAGGGGGAGTAAGCGTGCAGTGTATCACTCCCCGGCCGCGTCTCCACAGGCTCCACGAGGATGCTTTCTTGGCATTCGATGCATGTTCCGTGGCGAGTACTCTTGAAGATGCCTGAGCACTGCGATGTGTGACACTTGCCGCAGCGGTAACGCTCGCCGCCTCTACCACCGCAAATGCGGTGAAGGGTAGCGgactcagcagcggcgtcgaaTCGAGCTGATCAGCGTGATCCGTGATGTGGTTGCACATTAGCTGAAGGGGAGTGGAGAAGGGCGCTGGCGAGGGCGACAGTGCCGGAGGTGGTGTGGGTGTTGGCGGTTGATCCTGACCTCGTCCAAGTGCGCCGCTATCCCCGACACGATGCGCGATGGCAGACGGCAAAGATGTGGTGACCTGAGCAATGATCGAGCGGTGCGGCGCTTCGCCCAAGAGCACATCAtcaccctcccccaccaTCAACagtggtgggggaggcgaCTCACTTTGCAGTCGCTGCGTCTCGCCGGCTGCGGCACGCAGAAGCTCTGGCAGACTCGTGTGCTGAGCATGGTTGGCGGTGCTACCCTCGGTGGCAGCGACTGCGTTCGCGACACGATGTGATGCCCGAGGCTCACGCAATGACAAGAAGGGGCGCTGTTCCGGCGGAGGTGACAGTGACGAccgtcgcggccgcggtgcctGATGTTCCCCTTGCGTTTCTTCCACCGCGTCGTCTGCGGTGGCGCCTCGATGCCGCTTCATAGA is a genomic window of Leishmania major strain Friedlin complete genome, chromosome 17 containing:
- a CDS encoding putative NADH-ubiquinone oxidoreductase,mitochondrial; amino-acid sequence: MRCVPAASASATAVAPTTSYPSTSAALLANTRAIHGEVRHQNTDYDNTRIPWDFTTSSYEKIHNEILPKFPRGRRISATIPLLHLAQQQQGGYIPVTAMYKIAKICEVPPMHVFETVTFYSMFNRHPVGKYHIQFCRTTPCMLCGADELMERTMHYLNVRMHGTTSDGLITIGEMECLGACVNAPMLVVSDYSNPPNFSYDYMEDLTWESIKTLVENLRGGKPFKIGSQRLDRRYAEPAGGRTSLLFKEPPGPYCRDFDAEPDKKADAASPKK
- a CDS encoding putative histone H2A, whose amino-acid sequence is MSYTGEESTGMPPQPPMMGPGSATADQTSIVSGGKLGGKGKGKGKGKGKRGGKTGGKAGRRDRMSRAARAELNFPVGRIHSRLKDGLYRKQRCGASAAIYCAALLEYLTTEVIELSGAAAKAQKTERIKPRHLLLAIRGDEELNQVVKATISRGGVVPNVHKALEKKSKKKSAKRAA